From Brassica rapa cultivar Chiifu-401-42 chromosome A06, CAAS_Brap_v3.01, whole genome shotgun sequence:
tcaaataatttggaacaaaaaaattcttctaaaacgtcatatataaaaaaacagagggagtattacaCATTGCATTGATGGAAACAAATTAATCTGAAAATCTAAAAGTCAATCATTGGataaaacaaaaatgtttttacTAGTCATGTGTTTCTAGAAATGAAATAGTTATGTAGCAGAtaatataaagataaaaaaaacagcatatatagtttttttttttaacgctggacTTTTTATTCCAATTGCAAACACGTATCAAGTAACTCCCCAAACAGGTAAGAGGAGCACTTGTAGGGAAACGTGAAGATAACACAACACatgaataataaaacaaaataaaataggcAAACagcatatatagtttatttgtttaaaaaaaaaaatcatcatagaAGTTTCCATCTTTGTTAATCACGGATATCCCGGGgtttacaagaaaaaaagagagagaatatAAACCAATAGAATAATTGCCAGAGAAGAAGGGAGAAGGAGGAAGCAAAAGGGAAGTGGCGTGTTCATCTCTCCAATACTCTGCCGCCACTTCTTGTTCTCCTCCTCAAATCTCAGTCTTCTATATAAACATAGAGCCATAGCCATAGATTCATAGCTAAATCTCAGCCTCCTTTGGCTCAATCCAACGACCTAATCATAGATTCTTGGATGGTGACGAAGGGAATGCGTGTCGGGAAATACGAGCTTGGGAGGACTCTTGGAGAAGGCAACTCTGCCAAAGTCAAACTCGCTACAGATACGGTTTCAGGCCAATCATTCGCCGTCAAAATCATCGACAAATCTAGTATCAAACGCCTTAACGTCTCTTTTCAGGTTCgctttttgtctttttcttcaCTTTGCGAGAACTGGTTTAATGGTATCTTACAAGTTACAAGTCTTTATCATCTCTCGACTTTGTCAGATTAAGAGAGAGATCCGGACACTGAAAGTGTTAAAGCATCCAAATATTGTCAGATTACATGAGGTAATTAAATTAACTAATCGTTGCAATAATGTTACGGTTATCTAATTGTTATGGTAGAGATGATTTCAGTAACGATCTCCCAATTATCAAAAAGATCGTTAGAATTCTTTTGATGACGATTTAACATGAAACCTgtgaaacatttttttgttcttgtttgCTTGCGTGGAAGTGTAACTTTCTTAtaaagtcatttttattttttatttaattatagctACTTTTCTAATGTATTAGTTCATAAACACGTAATCTCTCCTTTCACGTTGCTAAATAGCCACACTTACGTATAATCTACTCCCGATCATTAATTGGTTGACGATGGATTTGATGACCACCTGACCAGTTTAATTATGAGGTCGGTCCCAATATAGTGATGATTTGAATAATGACATGGCAATCATACTCACAGTTGTCTCTATTCTAAATAGCAGTcttaataaaaccaaaaatgcTTGTCAAAAAAGATTCAAATACTGTAGTAGGATTACATGAGGTAATTGTATGGATAAGGATCATATCTTGTGGTTGTAATCTGTATCAtggaatatattattttatacaatATGCTCAAGGAAATCTAAATTCGATCAGAAGTGTATATTAACTGGGTATCAAATTTTGTGTATAATTTAAACCatactactccctctgtttaTTATTGTAAGTAGTTTTGCTTAAAAGCACACATATTTAGaaagttgttatttttttaaacaaatcatttaatcaattaattcaaccaattagaaaatatttaactttattTCATTGGTCACACATTATCCAATAAATGAAAAAGTACATTGAAATATGTAAACTacttatattatgaaacaaactttttttgcTAGAACTACCTAcaattaaaaacagagggagtataatgTATGGCTGTACCGAAACCGACCctacattaattatttttgttattaatgaGCTAATTTTGCTTACTTTTTTtcgtattttctttttttttgtgtgtggtCAGAACTTTTTTTACGTATTTTGTGTGGTCAGAACTTGTGAAGAAGTATCACAAAAGTCGTTTTGATTAGTTGAATATAGactgtttttaattaatttctttCATGAATGTCTTCACTCATTCACGTTGCTAAATAGCCACGCCTAAGGtatcattaattaattaattttgtgtttATGAAATAGCTCTTACTCGTGAGTTTTGGTCATTAGTTGTGTGACCACATAATTTAATGACGTATTATGAGGTGGGTCCAAAAATTTGACCATttggttttgaattttgattagtgatatctatattattaaaactgaagtacacattgaaattgtttggaaacatgaatagtaatcttaaagaaaattgtttggaaacttggataaTTATTGGtcttttagtaatttcattaacGTAAGGCTTTAACCAATGTTTCTTATCCTGTCCCGTTAATCTTCTAAACCATCTGGTTTAATTAAcccaattaatttttaaaaaagatgcTACAACCTAAAATCTCGCATGCAATCTTAGCAATATATAGAAATCAGTCCCATATATTACGTAATTATTCATAGGAAGATTTTTTTCcacgtctttttttttctccaagGTAGATATCTTTTAGCTCTGTTATCTTTCCTCTTAATTTCCGTCGGATGCCTTTCGAATTTGTTACCATAATCTGCACAAACATTCATAACAATATTTACAAATCATTCCCatatattttcaaaagatatgatttagtttaaaaaaatttaatgcaGAGAATATCCGCACAAAATCTATGCACGCCATAACTCCTCTTAACCAACATTCTTTCACCTATCTATATATACCGAGTCTAAGACGTTCCTAACATCCATACACATCTCAGAAAATAAACATGTCTGGCGCAAGAAAAATAGTTCTTATCAATGATCTCAAGCCATTCAAAGACGAATGGCGAATTagttttaaagtgtttttatTGAGTTCTAACAAGTATTGATTTGCTTTTATTTTAGACAGATTACTGTTTTTCTTTAAGTGTTATAACTTCTTTGTTATTTATAACACATTCATTCACAAGAATTCAGATATGCATCATTATTCAATCAATACTAAAGCCATATAGTAAGTACTATGTAACTATGTAACTATGTAAGGCAATAGTTCAATCTTATTCCTAAATCTACATGATACTACATTGCTTTCATATCAATTAAGTAATAATAGTTACTAACCGTAAGTTGTTGTTTACTTTCTCTTGCTCAGAGTGGGAGAGTAACTTCTTTCTGCTCAGCTTGTGGTTGTTTCTTCGCCCACATGTTCtcattataaacaaaaaaacaacaaccgCTCAACACACTAGAAAAGTACAAATTTGTGGTCCATTTTCATGGAGTAATCTCTGAAACTctgataaataagaaaatacacATATTAAAAACCAGCCGTACTTACTTCTTTTCAACAGTGCTCTTCCCATGAAAATAATTGTCTTCCTCCTCCACTGGCTTGCCAAAGACGCGATGCTCTGTAAAAGCAACCTCATCAAACTCCTCTAATAATTATTCTCGATCTATCAACTCCACTACAGCTCCAAAAAACTACTTCTATGTTTGCAGCACTTCTGGAGAAGCTGATATACCAATTCCAATTAATATACACACAAAGCAACTGAagaaataaataactaaaatcaGTAAATTATCAGCGTGCCCGCGGATGGACAGTTCTAAAGCGCTCCAATAGCTGAATTAGCAAACACACAAAATGAAATTTGACAACAAACATCATCACCACATGACTATACAGCTACCAAATTCTATAAGTAATtgaataattaagaaaaatactTTCCATGTAGACTCCGACTATCTCAAATCCTCTTCGATGTTCTCTGTTCGTCTTCTCCTCCAAAGCCGGTGTGTTAGGGCATGAGTTCTCATAAACAGATCTTCTATAGTAAGCTTCTTAGCTTGACCCGTGCTCCCGTTCTACATGATGTAAATCGACAACAATCAATATctaagaaataaaacaaaaccttAATATCCTCAAAATCAGAAGCTTTATATGTACAGTTTTTCACTTACGATCTGCATACATATTCTTAGTTTTGATCCAGAAACATAAGAACATGTGGTCTGGATCTTAGCTTTGTTTTGATCGAAAAATAAGTCTGTTTCCTTCCGTCGGTGACACAAAACTGTTTGTTTGttcccaaaaaaaagaaaaatctaatgGGGTTTTTGACacatcaaacaatttttttgagcCCAAATAACGTTATACCTCAGCCCAAATCAtaatcttaattttattttcattaatgaaaattgtgattataattttctttagaaaaatgattaagaaaatatattagggcaattctttcaaatagattttttaaatttttgtcacaaaatagacctcaaaaactaaaatgaccaaaatagcattttttattttgaaaattttaaattaaaaaaaaattgaaatcatatcCCCAAAACTCCActcttcaactctaaaccctaaactctaaatcctaaaccgtaaaccttaaaccctaaaccctaaattccaccccttaactctaaactctaatgtctagattaattaaccctaggggtataagtgtatatttacttcttttgataaaatatttaagtctattttgatcatttttatttttaaggtctatatttgtgacaaaaaaaatttcaggTCTATCCCAAGGAATTTctcaatattatattatatattgttaaaaaaatatttcttctttatttaggtacaaacaaaaaattcacaataaTTATAGATAtagattttgtttataaaatcgTTAAAATTGATAGCATATTATCATTTACTAAACAATTAACATTTCAATatgtactttaaaaaaaaaatagaagacttaaaatggaaaacaaataaaaatttataaaaaaataaaattaatatggtGATACAATTGTATTATAAAATGGTGTGGGATGTTcatatagaaaacaaaaaacatatataaaaacacttaacacccgcacgggcgtgcgggtcaagctctagttgaCAATTATGACAACTGCCTCatattttgcattttaaatacTATGAATTTAGTAAACCCAGTAAAACTCATTTTCACATTTTAATTACATGAAACCCACTTTGATATATCCAATACTTATGGGTATTCGCATGGATTATTCTTATTGacttcattttttaaataagcAAGTATATCCAATACTTTTATTGCAAGCAACCCAGATATGCACTTCGAATAGTTTGGTTTTGACGTTGAATCAACATTGAATTGGTCTACATTTTCGCTTGAAGATGGGAAATTTCCTgataatttagggtttattaAATCCCTAAACAGATTTTAATGTCGTTGATAATCGACTTGCAGGTTTTGGCTAGCAAAACCAAGATTTACATGGTCCTTGAATGTGTCACTGGAGGAGACTTATTTGACAGAGTTGTAAGATTCATGTACATGCTACGCTTACAGTGTTGTTAGTTAACAAAAAGGTTGGTTTCCAAAAATATGCTCTGATCATTCTCAGGTCTCCAGAGGAAAGCTTTCGGAAACAGAAGGACGAACATTGTTTCAGCAGTTGATTGATGGAGTCAGCTATTGTCATAACAAGGGAGTTTTCCACAGAGACCTCAAGGTCGGTGGTTTACAAGTTTTCTTGACCCATGAAGGCTTTAAACTTTGCCAGTATTATTGGTCACATGATCCGATATTGAATGTCACTTGCTGCAGCTAGAGAATGTTCTTCTTGATGCAAAGGGAGACATTAAGATCACTGATTTTGGCCTTAGTGCTCTACCTCAGCATTTTAGGGTATTTGCCAAATATCTTAAACCTATATACATTAGCAGAAAAGGAAACTATGTGTCCAACATTTGTTTTTGGGCTTTGACATGTTAGGAAGATGGGTTGCTACATACAACCTGTGGAAGTCCAAACTATGTCGCACCTGAGGTCCTAGCCAACAAGGGCTATGATGGTGCAGCATCAGATATATGGTCATGTGGAGTCATCTTGTATGTTATCCTTACGGGATGTCTCCCTTTTGATGATGCAAACCTGGCTGTTCTTTGCCGTAATGTACTTCTTTTATTTCTTCCCTCCGttttcaatagttttttttttttttgctaattataaatgatgttttttaccaattttaaaatcttttatcGAGTCAAAGTGTGTGTTTTATCAAATAGTATATGTTTGAAGAAACATACTCAAAGCTGTTGCCATTTCAGATATTCAAAGGGGACCCTCCAATACCTAGATGGCTATCACCGGGTGCTAAAACCATGATTAAGAGAATGCTTGATCCAAATCCAATTACGAGGATAACAATCGCAGGTATTAAGGCCAATGATTGGTTCAATCATGACTACACTCCTTCCAGTAGCGACGATGAAAATGATGCATGTTCATTCCAAGAAGATGTAAGAAAATGTTGCATTGGTTcttttgaatgttttagtgAATTGCTTTTTTCATGAGTCTTGTGGTTTTGGTTCTGATGGTGAAGGTATCTGAAGAGGAGAAGAGCCCTGATTTTCCAACCGTCATCAACGCCTTTGAGTTGATCGGAATGTCATCATTTCTCGACCTCTCCGGTTTGTTTGAGACAGAGGTAAATGGTACATTATTGTCCTCATGTACTTTGTTTCAAGATGTTTTTTTTGCTCATGATAAAGTGGTTTTTTTCTATGCACTGGTTCAGAAAGTATTAGACAGGCAGATAAGATTCACATCAAATAGGTTCGCCATAGATGTGCTGGAGAAGATCAAAACAACCCTTATGGAGATGGGTTTCTCCGTGCAGAAGAAACACACAATGGTGAGAATCTCTTTTGCTCTTTTCTACTACTACTTGAGTTGTTGGAAGCAGTTTAAGTGGTTTCTAAAGTTGAGAACTGATCTTGCTTCAGTTAAAAGCAATCCAACAAGAGAGTAGTCGAAAAGGGCAAAGCGGGTTGTCATTAACGGCAGAGGTTTTCGAGATCATCCCGTTGCTTAATGTGGTCGAACTAAGAAAGACACATGGTGATTCATTATTATATAAACAGGTATATATTCTtgtagaaaataaattttacatctCTATATCTTTTCTTTAGTCTTGACATAAAAcatcatatttgtttttgtgtTGGTGCAGTTGTGCGACAGATTATCAAACGAATTAAGCACATCATCTCATGTTCAAAAGCTTTAAAAGGTAGCCAGGAGCAGGAAACAAATGTGAAACTATTCCAAATTTGCATCCGGAATGATAGAggatttatgtatataaattatatatgatagaggatttatgtatataaattatttaaaaaatgtatataaattatatactatctTGTGTAAAATTGGTACATTAGCCAAAGCCATAAAGTATATTCTTTTGTAAACATTACATTGTCTCCGAATCTGTTCATTAGCAAGTAATAGATTGCATCCGATGCTTGATTACTGATTAGGCCTAAAACTCACTGGATTATGGTTTGATTAATTGGCCATTAATTGATCTACAATGAAGATGTTGATGTTCATAGAATGAGGAAGGAGAGGAGGCGTTTTGAAGACTAAAACAAGATATTACTACCACTACCTTATTCTACACTGTCATTTATGATACAAACATATGCATCATGAGAAGGCATAGGTGTTGCGTAACAAACAATTTTacacttagttttttttttgtgatagcAAAACTGCTATACACATTGCCTACTAGTCATGTGTTTCATGAACTTACTAAGCATATCAAAAATTATTGTCATGTAGTTTTTGATGGACTCAATTGTTCTTCTCACAAAATGATCAAGTCGCCAACAAGCTCTTGGTTGTTCTCAACTTTGTATTTTATTGTCCAAAATGAGTGTTCATGACCTTCACAACTATCCATTATATGATAATGATAGTATATAGTAacactatttattaaaaaatgtttaagCAAAACCTTATCACATATTGCACTGTAAACCAATTGTGATTAACTAAGAGAGTTTATTGAATTAGGTGTCCGACAAGATTTTATACTCTTTACATTTGAAAAAGATTCATATTAAGTAAAAAATAGTTGTTTCAACAAAATACATTTTTGACAGTAAATTGTaaacttaagaaaaaataattgtatttattgaaattttattggttaaaaattgtAGAGAATAGTTGATTACAAATAAAAACCTATCggtaatcaaaatttaatatttttttaatatgtgcgAAAATTCTAAGACTATAACGGGATTATCAATTTTTAGAATGTAATAATGTCGAATGCTATATTCCTTTCATTCAATAATTTTAATACCATTTGGAATGAATAAAATAGAATGCTCATTAATTTGATaacaaaaaatagaatgatCATTCCATTAATTCCCCAAAAATAAAGAATGTTCAAAAACTAATAATTTCATTATAATATTGATCATGAATAAATGGAATGAAATGTATTCCATTTTTCTCCTTACTCGATtccttttatttcatttttttgtttcactaatTCCATTTTATAGTTACTAGTTATAccttaaaatatacatatttttaaatggaGTGACTCTTTTCAAATCACtttactaatttaatatttgtacaaattatttcaaatattagTTTATTAGATTAATTATTTGTAATAATTCCTCAAATTggataaaatatttgtatacatCCCACATCCCTTAAAATTTCAGCTTACTGAAAATTATAGATTTCATCAGTAATATCTATTAGATAGGTTTTGGAAAGATTTAAGAGatcatttataattaaatgttaGTTTTAAAAGATaactttttattctttttagtATCTTAACCAAaatttgaaatgaaaaaaaaaattagaatcaaaattcttaacaaaaaaaaagaaactgaaaCTTTTTCAATATCATTTTCCCATTTCAGTGccaaacaaaatatgaaaataataacaagtatatatactatttttactTTTGCAACAAAATGAAAATCGAACTTAGGATGTGACTCAAAATGGAAACTCTATAGCTATGTGGATAACATATGTAGGTTGGACTCTTGCACTTCTTCCGAGCTTCTCTGCTACTGTGTCTGTCTTCCGGAGGATTCTTGAAATCTTGaaaacattgattttttttatttcttttttgcaTATTGGGCAATTTTCAAAACAGATAATTCATATTGGTGTTAGTACATATAGGTGTATAGAGACGCTGTTGGGAACACATCTGGGTTAAATGGATTAATCTCCGAAAAgtattatatatcattttaaataatttttaaaatttcttaaaaaaatctcaaatattTCATAATCTCCACCAAAATCTTCAAAATCCTAAATTCCCACCAAAATTCTAAAAATCCAtttaatttctataaaataaaaccaatcatgaaaaaaaaaagaaaatgtttttaatcATGTTTTCTAGAAATGAAATAGTCATGGAGTAGATAAAAAACAACATCGTAGATAGTTTAttctatttacaaaaaaatcatcatAGAAGTTTCCATTTTTGTTAATCACGGATATTTCGAGTTTTCcacgaaaaaaaaagagagaatataAACCAATAGAATAATTGCCAGAGAAGAAGGGGGAAAGAGGAAGCAAGAGAAAAGTGGCGTGTTCTTCTCTCCAATATTCTGCCgccatttcttcttcttttcctcaATCTCACTCTTCTATTTATACATACACAGAGCCACATACATAGATTCATAGCTCAATCTCAGCCTCCATTGCTCAATCCCACGACCTAGTCGGATCAGA
This genomic window contains:
- the LOC103871486 gene encoding CBL-interacting serine/threonine-protein kinase 17 translates to MVTKGMRVGKYELGRTLGEGNSAKVKLATDTVSGQSFAVKIIDKSSIKRLNVSFQIKREIRTLKVLKHPNIVRLHEVLASKTKIYMVLECVTGGDLFDRVVSRGKLSETEGRTLFQQLIDGVSYCHNKGVFHRDLKLENVLLDAKGDIKITDFGLSALPQHFREDGLLHTTCGSPNYVAPEVLANKGYDGAASDIWSCGVILYVILTGCLPFDDANLAVLCRNIFKGDPPIPRWLSPGAKTMIKRMLDPNPITRITIAGIKANDWFNHDYTPSSSDDENDACSFQEDVSEEEKSPDFPTVINAFELIGMSSFLDLSGLFETEKVLDRQIRFTSNRFAIDVLEKIKTTLMEMGFSVQKKHTMLKAIQQESSRKGQSGLSLTAEVFEIIPLLNVVELRKTHGDSLLYKQLCDRLSNELSTSSHVQKL